The window TAAGCGCGTCAAAAAATATGGGATGCGCAACTCCAACACAATGGCAATAGCACCGACTGCGACTATTTCCAATATCTGCTCGGTTTCACAAAGCATTGAGCCGACTTATCAAAATCTTTATGTCAAATCTAATCTATCGGGCGAGTTTACGGTTATCAACGAGTATCTGGTAGCAGAACTGAAAAAATTGGGTCTGTGGGACGCGGTCATGGTCAACGATCTAAAGTATTACGATGGTAGCATACAAAAAATAGAGCGAATACCCAATGAGTTAAAAGAGATTTATGCGACTTCATTCGAGATCGACCCAAGGTGGTTGGTGGAAGCTGCTTCGCGCCGGCAAAAGTGGATAGACCAGTCGCAATCGTTGAATTTATATATGGCCGAGCCGGATGGCAAAAAAATGAGTATACTTTATAAATTAGCTTGGCTCAGAGGCTTGAAAACGACCTACTATTTACGCGCGTTAGGCGCCTCCCATGTTGAGAAGAGCACGATGGAGACTACCGACGGCAAATTGAATGCAGTTGAAGTTAAGCAAAATGGTCAGCAAGAGTGTTTGGTGCTGGACGATACTTGTGAAGCATGCCAGTAAGCGATTTTTTTATTTGATAAGATAGATAAAGGAGGCATTATGCAGCAAAGTCAATTTTTTTCGGATTGGGAAGATCCCTTTGCCGAATCTACTGCTAAGGGAACTGCGAAGTTCGCTACCCCCCCCGTAAAAGAAGATATGTCAGAAGATATGTCAGAAGATATGTCAGAAGGTGTGTCAGAAGATGTGTCGTCGAGCGAGCAACCGCAGACTGAACAAAGTGGTATGACTGGCTTGGAGTCCATCGAGAGAGGTGCGGCTCGCATACAGGTAGACGATAAGAAGGTGATTAACTGCCGCGCTGATTTGAACCAACTGGTGCCGCTCAAATACGAATGGGCATGGAATAAATATCTGATGGCTTGTGGTAACCATTGGATGCCGCAAGAGATTAATATGACTGCTGACATAAAAATGTGGAAAGACCCCGAAGGTTTAAGTAGAGACGAGCGTATGGTCGTCAAACGTAATCTAGGATTTTTCTCTACTGCCGACTCCCTAGTTGCGAATAATCTGGTGCTTGCGGTGTATCGTCATATTACTAACCCTGAGTGTCGTCAATATTTATTGCGCCAAGCTTTTGAAGAAGCTTTGCATACTCACGCCTATCAGTATTGCATAGAGTCCTTATCTTTAGACCAAGGTGAAGTATATAATATGTATCGCGAGCTTCCGTCAGTGGCTAAAAAATCCGAATGGGCACTACCTTATACTCAGAGTTTGAGCGATCCTACATTTAAGACCGACACTTTGAAAAATAAACAACGGTTATTACGCGACCTCATTGCTTTCTATGTAGTGTTTGAAGGTATCTTTTTTTATGTCGGCTTCGCACAGATTTTGTCTATGGGACGCCGCAACAAAATGACTGGTATCTCAGAGCAGTTTCAATATATATTGCGCGACGAATCTATGCACATGAATTTCGGTATCGATGTAATCAACCAAATAAAAGTTGAAAACCCTGAATTATGGACTGAAGAGTTTAAGCGGGAAATCATTGCACTTATTATGGAAGGCGTAAAATATGAAAAGCTCTATGCCGAAGACACCATGCCACGCGGCATGTTAGGAATGACTGCTAATTTGTTTAAGCAATATGTAGAATTCATAGCCAACCGCCGTTTTAATCAAATCGGGTTACCAGCACAATTTTCAGGTGCGACCAACCCGTTTCCGTGGATGTCCGAAGTGTTAGACTTAAAGAAAGAAAAGAATTTCTTTGAAACCAGAGTGACCGAATATCAAACTGGCGGTGCCTTAAACTGGGATTAATATCTAAACCAAGCAACCATAGACCCTGCGCGCCGCAAGCTGTAGAAATATGACAGTCTAGGTGTTATGCGTAGGGTGTTCGCATTGACTGCTTGACTAAAAATATTCGTTCTCGGCGTCTTGACCATCGGGCGGCACATCGCTTTCAATCACGCCCTGCATTTGTGCTGCTTTAATCGTATTCTCTATAAGGCTGGCAACCGTCATAGGTCCAGTACCGCCAGGCATAGGCGTAATTGCCCCGGCAACTTCTTTGACTTCGTCAAAAATGACATCGCCGACAATTTTTCCGTCTACTTGAGTAATGCCAACATCAAATACCGTAGCACCTGGTTTAATCGCCGATTTTCCTATCAACGCGTTGATGCCGGTCGCAGCAACAACGATGTCAGCGTCGCGGCATATATCTTCTATAGCGTCGGTTTTAGAGTGGCAGAGTGTAACAGTCGCATCCACTCCTTGTTTAGATAATAGTAATGTCTGTGGTATGCCGACTAAAAAGGAACGTCCGATAACGACTGCCGAACGGCCTGCCGTGGTGATGTTGTATTCTTTAATCAATCGCATTACCCCGAGTGGTGTACAGGGTGCCAGGCCGACACCACCTTTGACAAGCCGTCCCATACTCTGAAAGGTTAGCCCGTCAACATCCTTTTCTGGAGGGATCATTTCCAATAAACGGTCAGTATCCAAGTGTTCGGGTAACGGTAGCTGTAATAAGATTCCGTGTATCTGGCTGTCGTCGGCGAGACTTAGTAAGGTGTCTTCAATGCCATCGTTGCTCACCTCGGCCGGTAATTTAACTAAATGCGGGGTCAAACCGGCTTTTTCGGCAAGCTGCATTTTTAGGTTCACATAGAGATGGCTAGGTGCATAGTCACCGATTAGTATGGTGGCCAGCACAATTTTCGGATTGCCTAGATCGGCTAACTTTAGCGCACAATTGTGAGCGATTTTACGCGATAGACTTTGTCCATCCATAATA is drawn from Chromatiales bacterium and contains these coding sequences:
- a CDS encoding ribonucleotide-diphosphate reductase subunit beta, translated to MQQSQFFSDWEDPFAESTAKGTAKFATPPVKEDMSEDMSEDMSEGVSEDVSSSEQPQTEQSGMTGLESIERGAARIQVDDKKVINCRADLNQLVPLKYEWAWNKYLMACGNHWMPQEINMTADIKMWKDPEGLSRDERMVVKRNLGFFSTADSLVANNLVLAVYRHITNPECRQYLLRQAFEEALHTHAYQYCIESLSLDQGEVYNMYRELPSVAKKSEWALPYTQSLSDPTFKTDTLKNKQRLLRDLIAFYVVFEGIFFYVGFAQILSMGRRNKMTGISEQFQYILRDESMHMNFGIDVINQIKVENPELWTEEFKREIIALIMEGVKYEKLYAEDTMPRGMLGMTANLFKQYVEFIANRRFNQIGLPAQFSGATNPFPWMSEVLDLKKEKNFFETRVTEYQTGGALNWD
- a CDS encoding bifunctional 5,10-methylenetetrahydrofolate dehydrogenase/5,10-methenyltetrahydrofolate cyclohydrolase, producing MQSAVIMDGQSLSRKIAHNCALKLADLGNPKIVLATILIGDYAPSHLYVNLKMQLAEKAGLTPHLVKLPAEVSNDGIEDTLLSLADDSQIHGILLQLPLPEHLDTDRLLEMIPPEKDVDGLTFQSMGRLVKGGVGLAPCTPLGVMRLIKEYNITTAGRSAVVIGRSFLVGIPQTLLLSKQGVDATVTLCHSKTDAIEDICRDADIVVAATGINALIGKSAIKPGATVFDVGITQVDGKIVGDVIFDEVKEVAGAITPMPGGTGPMTVASLIENTIKAAQMQGVIESDVPPDGQDAENEYF